AGGAAAATGCTGAAACAGTGAATGAATTCTCTTAATTAAactatttaatatataattaacaaATAACACAAAATACTaacttgtaataaaattgGTCTACTATATCTTTTAATTGCATTATTCTTATTGCAATCACTACCAATACCCTTGGCACATTTCAAATGTTCTACAaaagtatatataagtattGCAATGTGTAACTAAAGATACAGAAAAAGGAACTGAAGGTAATTTAGAGGACTCACTACTAATCTTATTTACAGCAACTTCTGTAGGTCTACATAAAAAACATCCATCCCCTTCTAAAGCCATACTATTTACTAAAACAAAATGATTGCCTCTTATACTAATTCTCCTGACACTTGGGGCATTCATGCCAGTTGTAAATCTTTGATTTAGATATGGTGTGATCACTACAAAGAagatttttctataaaaatgaTCTAAGAAAAGTTTGAGAAAAGATTGATGACAGACATACCATAATGAAAACCAATGTCATGGTTTCCAGATACTACATACAGATGAGTATTTTTTGGCACAGAAAACATAGATTGGAATCTTGATATGTAGCCTTCAAATTCATCTGAACTGCACCATTGGCCCTCATCGAAAACATCTCCTAGAATGACAActcattaaataaaaataaaaataaaaaatttaaaaggtTTGTATacttgttattttttaatttcacaaACCTAATATAAATACAACATCTGGCCTATGAATTGCCATCACAGTTTGAAACGTTCGATACATTTGCCATTCcctaaatttaaagaaataaaaaaacttttgtaGGTATTCTTGATACTGACTCTATAGTTATTATgaacaatattaattttatcaagaCCTTCGAAGCTTGTCAAACCAATGTCCGTTTTTTGAGCCTAATAAATGTGTATCTGCTAAAAACATTGCATGAACAGGTTTTTCTTCAGATGTGGCAGCAGGTATCTTTGGATCAGCTTTACTTGGATCCAAAATTGGCCATCGACACTGTAAAGCAAAAAAGTCAAACTTTGACTATGTAAATTAAGTTGAATAGTTTCAACCAATATTCACCTGTACTATGACAACATAGTATATCAGATATTCACAGAAGAATGAAACTGCTATCAATGAACATAATAGTTTCattaaataatacttgtaGGAATGTCTTTGTATTCTCAACATGTTGGTAAGCGATATAATTTACATTATTAAGACCATTATAgagtttaaacaaaattgagAAGAACCCTTTTAAAATCTACTTCATAACAAACACAATCATTATAAGTATTAGCAGGTTAGCAAGTTTTTTGCGTTCGCAATATCGATCAGCCAGTTTGACGAAACGCGCGACTTTGTTTTCCTTTATATGTATAAGTTATAGTTTTTCGTCTCCAGACGATGCGAACTTTAAAAGTTTAACATCGACTTTTTACGAGCAATCATTAGTAATGAATAATACTGCTAATTCGGTACTTATTacttatatattataagtCATGTTGTCAAGTGCCAAGTTAACATGGAATGTTGAcgtaactatatatatattatatgcagACGGCAGGCAGTCGGCGACTCCAACGCCGATTcgatatagctatatatacttatacttacTGCTCCGAAAGACACTGTTGAGCCAAAAGAGTGGGAGAGCCGGCTCATTCGCGATTAGCGCTTGCGCACTATAAAGTTGGACTTTGTCCTCCTTTGCGGTCGCGGACTCGTCTTCGGTCTCGTGCGTGTGTGACAGCTGCACGAAGTTCACgaataatttgtataaatcgtatcggaaaaaaattagataattGCGGAATCGTTATAAAAGTTTGTAATCgcaagtaaaaaaattgtcagtttattagtttatttataaaaaatcaaaaactttttacgCCGCGAGAAAGTAGAAAAATGCGTTTTTCTTGTAAGATATTGATCTGAGAACATTGAAACCACTGCGAATCGTTTGTAAATTAATTACCGATTCTGTAAATATTGCCTTTATTGCGTTATTCGCTATAGATactgattaataaattaattattttttcgtcaACTATGCTACACCAATTCGGGCGGTTCGTGTACCATATTCCGTTCGATGATTCGAATCAGCTGTTCCTATATCGTTACGCACGTGTACTGCagtgactatataatatacgacaacaacaataagTCGGTTTGTGCAAGTGCATCGCGGATTCAGAAGTGTGTACAGTGCAGCGATGGTCTCCTGGTGCAACGGCCTCTTCAGGGAGTATTGGCTTTCAATCTTATTCTAACTTTAATAAGTCCAGAAGTAGTGAAAGTGTAAATTACTAGGTCATAACCTACAAATTATATACTCCATCATAATatctcttttatttatttaataaagtcTAGATAACAAACGGGTTTTTATACTGCAGTAGTCgattctttattgtaaataaagtcACTTatggcaaaaatattttaattattaatgtttttatcattttctatgtctcattttttgatgattaattttttgaaatctaatcaatattagatattttttaatagaatttcATGCCTAGTTCTATCACTTTTTATCATTACTTTATTACTTTTACAGTAATCTTCAATAACACCAATCAGTCTACATGCCATTAGATCATACTTGGATAGAAGAGCTTACCGTTGTAGCTACTACTGTTATAACTACAGGTATGTCCTATCGTACAAAACATTTTGAACCTTCAATGGCTAacttataacaaatattagGTGCTTCAAAACATTGTAATCAGGGTGACCAGACCTGTCGTCACTTACTATcattatattacaaaaaatattaattgagattacataataatttctttgttgatttttgaaatatctgAAATCGTAAACATCTCACCACATTACTAAATAATCACATAAATAACATTTGGCCAGGTCTGGTCACCTGGCTCATTGAAATATCTTGTGCAACATactaattcatttatttttcatcgaacGAGCAAACTGTTCCTGCATAAGTTCCTGCATCACTGATGTCTCACCGGTATCCACTCTTATTTGTGCTGCTGCGCGTATTCACTGGAGTGAAGTCTTCAATACTTATTGAATTACCTTTCGCCAAGAGTGTATCATGAAGGACATTTTCAGAacaatacatataatataacaaagtgatcaaaatattaaaattattaatttttcagattcgagGCCGTCAACTTTGATGGTGTAAACAACAGTGCGACTGATGCAGTGCAGGACAGCTGGATAGCTGTTTCATCTGTTTCAAGAGTGAAGACCGCTGTGTTACAAGTGAAAGTGCGAAAGTGTTCTTAGGGGGATGAAATAGACTTAGGGATTAGAATGTGAGGGAGTAGGATTAGTTTAGAATAGTGTTATCAAAATAGGATACAGAGCGTATTATCAgatgaaaattgaaactctAAGTTCATTAATTAGAATACATAATGTTTTGTTTAATAACTTTCGAAAATGTCACTGAAtattttgtttcaattttcatCTGCTCAGACTTTGGCAGGATATATGTTATTTTGCGAGTAAACTTTAGAAAAGCTAATCACAGAGGATCTGTCAGGACTAGCTTAAATAAATCTGTGTTCTGCCATATTTTTAGGTCCAGAAggtgaaaatagaaaattcaacTCAAGTAATTATGACCATCTGGTCCTAAAAATACAgcagaaagtaaaaaaagaactTGTAAACGCTTAGAGATACTCCATCTCAGCAATTACAGTTGCAAAGAGAAAAACCGTGAGCAGGTGTTTAGGTGATCATAGGAACCGAATATAGATAAACGAAAATTGCCATGATAGCTATAGTTTCCTAATGATTAACATAACATCTGTACAAGTTTTTAGACCTCTAGATTAAAAACTACTTTAATAGTATTGTCATTACGTTCAACAAGTTTTGTATATCCTTAAAAAAAGTAACTACCatagcaatttttatttatcattgtCAGTGACTTTTATCGAGGTattttacttaattttaaaGCGTGGAAAAGCAACAATAATTTTgaacaattataaataatataaacttaaaaatacttcaatttgttaatatgcaaataatttataatacttgaaaggaaaaattattgttaaatactaAGGTATAGCTTGAGTAACAATGCTTTTCTATACTTGAAATTATACTAGATAACAGTAATGCAAGTCTCAAAGGTTAATAGATTCTCTATAAAAAACCATCACAGAAATGTGAGTCGCAAAGTGAAAAGCACGAGTGGGTTTACAGGTAATCATCTATACAGgataaagttaaataaaaactgccatggtaattagtttttaaataatttttaaaacgtctgtacaaaatttcagctgtctagttcaaaatttattgttatttttttgtcaatGGGAAGAAAGTCATAAGTCAAAATAAGCAAGAATTTTCCAGCCATTTCTATTGCTTTTGACGTACagctttgaaattttgtaaagatatttCACAACTTATTAGAAAACTATTTACCTgatcagtttttatttaattgtatcCTTTCTTTATGTTTATCCGAAGCCCTATGCTCGGCTTTTTAGTTTGAGGGggtgatttattataaagaGAACCTCTAAAGTGCAGTGACTTATACTAATGCGTGTTCaatgttttccttttttttttactgctaAAAGGTACCATTAGTTAACCAGTTACcttagaaatttttcaattatatttaaaaattattaaggaTTTAGACATCCCTTGTAACAAGACTTTTGTAGGAAATCAAACTTCCAAAGTGAAAAGCCGTATGCAGGTCTCCAGGTAAAGGTACAGAGaggataaatttaaataaaaactgataaGCTTAATAGTTTTGTAATGAGTTGTAAAGCTTTTGTTCAAAATTTTAGAGCTCTACAATTAATGACAACTCTCAAGTATCGTAATAAGCAAGATTAACATTTCAGTCATTTCTCTTCTTTTGAACGTAGAGCTCTGAAATTTTGCACAGATGCTTTAAAACTCATTCCATAACTATTTAccttatcaatttttatataatgttatattttctttatgttTACCTGAAGCCCTATGTACAGCTTTTTGATTTGAGTAGGTGATTTGgttcaaataattttgttaaaatgaatCTCTTAGCTGCACTGACTTCTCTTGGTGtgtattcactttttttataatttttcatacaGTTCACCTtagtatttaacaataattttttaaatcgtgAATGTTATAATTAACTAGCAAAatgaaaagttgaaaattttgtaaaattctaacgtaaaaactaattatagCTTCATATATTAAAATACCCTCGAATTTTTTGTATGCAATCTGacgaaaagaagaggaaaaaattatgtacaataaatatttttacactacaattaaataaatgtatttattaataatcatgcattaattattttttaaaacagacTGCCAGTGTTTCTTGCAATATAATTGTACATTATCTGCGACGATGATctctgaaaaataatacaagattttataaaatttcctaTGCGTTAATATTAATTGAGACATcagtaattcaatttttactaaCCGCTAGTTATACCTTGTTATCAAATTCTATGTAAATTAATATTGCTCCGTTTAGTGATGCAGCTTTATCGCTGATTCTGATAGGTTTGCTGGATTCTTCTGTGTTATCATACTTTAACCAAAATCCTTGAATGCCTCTACAACAAGCAAAATAGTGCCTTGTTGTTTGTTCTCCTAAAGGTTcttgaaaaccaattattcccatcaaaataaatgattgttcttctatttttatgtGTGATACTAATTCACCTAACTTGAGTAAGCATGATCCACTATTTTTGACTGTGTCTTCAATATCAatgcataaaatattttgtattttaaaatctgCTATAAAATCTTATGACCACATTTATCACATTTATCTGGTATATGAAGgtgtttaataatattttctatataattttcagacattatttctgtagatgacatatttatacatttttcatgTCGATATGATATGATGTTACA
The sequence above is drawn from the Nasonia vitripennis strain AsymCx chromosome 4, Nvit_psr_1.1, whole genome shotgun sequence genome and encodes:
- the LOC100121762 gene encoding metallophosphoesterase 1 isoform X1, which produces MLRIQRHSYKYYLMKLLCSLIAVSFFCEYLIYYVVIVQCRWPILDPSKADPKIPAATSEEKPVHAMFLADTHLLGSKNGHWFDKLRREWQMYRTFQTVMAIHRPDVVFILGDVFDEGQWCSSDEFEGYISRFQSMFSVPKNTHLYVVSGNHDIGFHYVITPYLNQRFTTGMNAPSVRRISIRGNHFVLVNSMALEGDGCFLCRPTEVAVNKISKHLKCAKGIGSDCNKNNAIKRYSRPILLQHFPLYRESDEICDELDEAPAEIKDIKFRERWECLSREATEQLLDILHPRLVVDGHTHHGCRKIHREDILEVTVPSFSWRNKDNPSFLLGIFTPNNYAISKCYMPVESTVISIYIISGICIFAYLFYKLRQKITPHNFMKLH
- the LOC100121762 gene encoding metallophosphoesterase 1 isoform X2 — its product is MSRLSHSFGSTVSFGACRWPILDPSKADPKIPAATSEEKPVHAMFLADTHLLGSKNGHWFDKLRREWQMYRTFQTVMAIHRPDVVFILGDVFDEGQWCSSDEFEGYISRFQSMFSVPKNTHLYVVSGNHDIGFHYVITPYLNQRFTTGMNAPSVRRISIRGNHFVLVNSMALEGDGCFLCRPTEVAVNKISKHLKCAKGIGSDCNKNNAIKRYSRPILLQHFPLYRESDEICDELDEAPAEIKDIKFRERWECLSREATEQLLDILHPRLVVDGHTHHGCRKIHREDILEVTVPSFSWRNKDNPSFLLGIFTPNNYAISKCYMPVESTVISIYIISGICIFAYLFYKLRQKITPHNFMKLH
- the LOC100121762 gene encoding metallophosphoesterase 1 isoform X3 — encoded protein: MFLADTHLLGSKNGHWFDKLRREWQMYRTFQTVMAIHRPDVVFILGDVFDEGQWCSSDEFEGYISRFQSMFSVPKNTHLYVVSGNHDIGFHYVITPYLNQRFTTGMNAPSVRRISIRGNHFVLVNSMALEGDGCFLCRPTEVAVNKISKHLKCAKGIGSDCNKNNAIKRYSRPILLQHFPLYRESDEICDELDEAPAEIKDIKFRERWECLSREATEQLLDILHPRLVVDGHTHHGCRKIHREDILEVTVPSFSWRNKDNPSFLLGIFTPNNYAISKCYMPVESTVISIYIISGICIFAYLFYKLRQKITPHNFMKLH